Proteins co-encoded in one Nothobranchius furzeri strain GRZ-AD chromosome 4, NfurGRZ-RIMD1, whole genome shotgun sequence genomic window:
- the zwilch gene encoding protein zwilch homolog, whose product MGSNVISGVKEFFNVLRCLLEEENMDSCIYGEDIQIIKMNGSKVAPVNLYCDNQKVFVCEKAVLKVRESDDEQVEDTSNCDDDAAGDVLQPEQGPQPLTITKARQLLSWYTLSQNAGVLVVDNGLVLHPLWVRCDMSDPAGTAWFGAEPVCMGSKVTGVKLYTVTCKESTVDKKAFITLEELKQEHKKRHHPTSMGIKGSARFNLYGSSVVENTFIVSQSSVTVDFKWSHVEHILEAPPLSSTATLNIKIASGDMRNPMFEMYRELEFLQTLADGLKTGETEWMEPLENTSAVDLTKAYIQELQNMVQTIQDQAAKTPETTKLKSESDPPIFNSFVERGNLDFVEQLWIRLRKSVTSYQDVRDSLKLVIEALRYGDIKPWIHRDSSSSLSKLILQSYHQQIDHVSLSGATPITMLLEMGLDKMRKDYINYLIGEELTTLNRLNHYLSTEADLQEQVIRLRKLHHLLEIVVSCRTFLTLPYDRLFLLTQSCLDHYKTSAYDEEHEFKLQIKPALISHLYQSEHPMMWGVEVSSGQGPREVRTSLQLSNRPLVDHVTFKTDYPSEAINGDMEEPAFFSTVVCCSLVSFV is encoded by the exons ATGGGTTCCAACGTGATTTCTGGTGTCAAGGAGTTTTTCAATGTTCTACG GTGTCTTCTGGAGGAAGAAAACATGGATTCGTGTATATACGGG GAGGACATCCAGATAATAAAGATGAATGGAAGCAAAGTTGCTCCAGTGAATTTGTACTGTGACAACCAGAAAGTTTTTGTCTGCGAAAAGGCT GTTCTAAAAGTAAGGGAATCTGATGATGAGCAAGTGGAGGATACATCTAACTGTGATGATGACGCTGCTGGTGATGTTCTCCAGCCAGAACAAGGACCCCAACCACTTACAATCACGAAAGCAAG ACAGCTGCTTTCATGGTACACATTATCTCAAAATGCTGGCGTTTTAGTCGTGGACAACGGTTTAGTTTTACATCCTCTCTGGGTGCGATGCGACATGTCTGATCCTGCTGGAACTGCTTGGTTTGGGGCTGAGCCAGTCTGCATGGGAAGTAAAGTAACTGGTGTTAAATTGTACACGGTTACCTGCAAAG AGTCAACTGTTGACAAAAAGGCTTTCATAACCTTGGAAGAGCTGAAACAGGAACATAAGAAAAGACATCATCCAACATCA ATGGGGATCAAAGGAAGCGCCAGGTTCAACTTGTATGGCTCCAGTGTTGTTGAAAACACATTCATTGTGTCTCAGAGCAGTGTGACTGTGGATTTCAAGTGGAGCCATGTGGAGCATATCCTCGAGGCTCCTCCTCTGTCTTCTACAGCTACCCTG AATATCAAAAtcgccagtggtgacatgagaaATCCGATGTTTGAGATGTACAGGGAGCTAGAGTTTCTTCAG ACGCTTGCTGATGGTTTAAAAACTGGTGAGACTGAGTGGATGGAGCCTTTGGAAAACACATCTGCTGTTGATCTGACTAAGGCCTACATCCAAG AACTTCAGAACATGGTACAAACAATTCAGGATCAGGCTGCGAAAACCCCAGAG ACAACAAAGTTgaagtctgagtctgatcctcctatTTTCAACTCTTTCGTGGAAAGAGGCAATTTGGATTTTGTGGAGCAGCTGTGGATCAGATTAAGGAAAA GCGTGACATCATACCAGGACGTCAGAGACAGTTTGAAGTTAGTGATCGAAGCTCTACGATATGGGGACATAAAACCCTGG ATTCACAGagacagcagcagctctctcagtAAGCTCATCCTTCAGTCGTACCACCAGCAGATCGATCATGTGTCTCTCTCAGGTGCCACCCCCATCACCATGCTGCTGGAGATGGGTCTGGATAAGATGAGAAAAGATTACATCAACTACCTGATTG GTGAAGAATTGACGACCTTAAACCGCTTG AACCACTACCTGAGCACAGAGGCTGATCTGCAGGAACAAGTAATCCGGCTTAGAAAACTGCACCATCTGCTGGAGATCGTTGTAAGCTGCCGAACGTTCCTGACTCTGCCTTACGACCGCCTCTTCCTCCTTACACA ATCATGTTTGGATCACTACAAGACATCAGCATATGATGAGGAACATGAGTTCAAACTCCAGATCAAACCAGCTCTGATCAGCCATTTGTATCAGAG CGAACACCCAATGATGTGGGGGGTTGAAGTGTCCAGCGGCCAAGGTCCTCGTGAGGTTCGGACGTCCTTACAGCTCAGTAACAGACCACTGGTGGATCACGTCACCTTTAAAACAG ATTACCCAAGTGAAGCGATCAACGGGGACATGGAGGAGCCGGCTTTTTTTTCCACGGTGGTGTGCTGCAGCCTCGTCAGCTTTGTATGA
- the rpl4 gene encoding large ribosomal subunit protein uL4 — translation MACARPLISVYSEKGESLSKNVVMPAVFRAPIRPDVVNFVHTNMRKNSRQPYAVSELAGHQTSAESWGTGRAVARIPRVRGGGTHRSGQGAFGNMCRGGRMFAPTKTWRRWHRRINTPQKRYAICSALAASAIPALVMSKGHRIEEIPEVPLVVEDKVEGYKKTKEAVLLLKKLKAWNDIKKVYASQRMRAGKGKMRNRRRIQRKGPCIVYNQDAGLTKAFRNIPGITLQNVNKLNLLRLAPGGHVGRFCIWTESAFRKLDELYGTWRKPSSLKVDYRLPMHKMTNTDLSRILKSEEIQKALRAPNKKINRRVLKKNPLKNLKIMLKLNPYAKTARRHAILQHDPAIKAKMLKPKKRPAKKAEPAKKAEPAKPKA, via the exons ATG GCCTGTGCCCGACCTCTCATCTCGGTGTACTCCGAGAAAGGAGAGTCCTTGAGCAAAAATGTCGTCATGCCTGCAGTGTTCAGGGCCCCCATTCGCCCTGATGTGGTGAATTTTGTTCACACCAACATGCGCAAGAACAGTCGCCAGCCTTATGCTGTCAGCGAACTGGCAG gACATCAGACCAGTGCAGAGTCATGGGGAACAGGAAGAGCTGTTGCCCGTATACCTCGTGTTCGAGGTGGTGGCACTCATCGTTCTGGCCAGGGTGCTTTTGGAAAT ATGTGTCGTGGTGGTCGCATGTTTGCCCCCACTAAAACCTGGCGCCGCTGGCACCGCAGGATTAACACGCCCCAGAAGCGCTATGCCATCTGCTCTGCCCTGGCTGCATCTGCCATTCCTGCACTTGTGATGTCTAAGG GACATCGTATTGAGGAGATCCCTGAGGTCCCACTGGTGGTCGAGGACAAAgttgagggctacaagaagacaAAGGAGGCCGTGCTGCTCCTCAAGAAGCTTAAAGCCTGGAATGACATCAAGAAG GTCTACGCCTCTCAGCGCATGCGTGCCGGTAAGGGTAAAATGAGGAACCGCAGACGAATCCAACGCAAAGGGCCATGCATCGTCTATAACCAAGACGCTGGTTTAACCAAAGCCTTCAGAAATATTCCAG GCATCACCCTGCAGAACGTGAACAAACTGAACCTCCTGCGACTTGCTCCTGGCGGTCACGTCGGACGGTTCTGCATCTGGACTGAAAGTGCTTTCCGTAAGCTGGATGAGCTGTACGGCACCTGGCGTAAACCCTCCTCCCTGAAGGTCGACTACAG ACTTCCCATGCACAAGATGACAAACACAGATTTGAGCAGGATTTTGAAGAGTGAGGAGATCCAGAAAGCTCTTCGTGCACCCAA CAAGAAGATCAACCGCAGAGTTCTTAAGAAGAATCCTCTTAAGAATCTGAAGATCATGCTCAAACTGAATCCCTACGCTAAGACGGCAAGACGTCATGCCATCCTGCAGCATGATCCTGCT ATCAAGGCTAAAATGCTGAAGCCCAAGAAGAGGCCTGCAAAGAAGGCAGAACCTGCAAAGAAGGCAGAACCTGCAAAGCCTAAAGCATAA
- the map2k1 gene encoding dual specificity mitogen-activated protein kinase kinase 1, giving the protein MQKRRKPEPIQLNPIPDGNAVNGTGASETNLEALQKKLEELELDEQQRKRLEAFLTQKQKVGELKDDDFEKICELGAGNGGVVFKVSHRPSGLIMARKLIHLEIKPAIRNQIIRELQVLHECNSPYIVGFYGAFYSDGEISICMENMDGGSLDQSLKKAGKIPEQILGKVSIAVIKGLSYLREKHKIMHRDVKPSNILVNSRGEIKLCDFGVSGQLIDSMANSFVGTRSYMSPERLQGTHYSVQSDIWSMGLSLVEMAIGRFPIPPPDSKELEQIFGYLVEGEAAASESSPKPRPPGRPGSSFGSNSRPPMAIFELLDYIVNEPPPKLPGIFSTEFQDFVNKCLIKNPAERADLKQLMVHPFIKNSEAEEVDFAGWLCSTIGLSQPATPTHGTTM; this is encoded by the exons AACAAACCTGGAAGCGCTGCAGAAGAAGTTGGAGGAGCTGGAGTTGGATGAGCAGCAAAGAAAACGCTTGGAGGCCTTTCTGACACAGAAGCAGAAGGTGGGGGAGCTGAAGGACGATGACTTTGAGAAGATCTGTGAGCTGGGTGCAGGCAACGGAGGCGTCGTGTTTAAGGTCTCACACCGACCCTCGGGGCTGATCATGGCGAGGAAG CTGATCCATCTGGAGATTAAACCAGCCATCAGGAACCAGATCATTCGGGAGCTGCAGGTTCTACATGAGTGTAACTCTCCATACATAGTGGGCTTCTATGGTGCTTTTTACAGCGATGGAGAAATCAGCATCTGCATGGAGAACATG GATGGGGGCTCTCTGGACCAGTCTCTGAAGAAAGCAGGCAAGATCCCAGAACAGATCCTTGGCAAAGTCAGCATAGCT GTCATTAAGGGGCTTTCTTACCTGCGGGAGAAGCACAAGATCATGCACAGAG ATGTCAAGCCCTCCAACATCCTGGTGAATTCCCGCGGTGAGATCAAGCTGTGTGACTTCGGAGTGAGCGGGCAGCTCATAGACTCCATGGCCAACTCCTTTGTGGGCACTCGCTCTTACATGTCG CCAGAGCGTCTGCAAGGCACTCACTACTCTGTTCAGTCAGACATCTGGAGCATGGGTCTGTCTCTCGTCGAGATGGCTATTGGACGCTTTCCAATCCCTCCGCCTGATTCTAAAGAGCTGGAACAGATTTTTGGATATCTGGTGGAAGGGGAGGCAGCCGCCAGCGAGTCCTCCCCCAAACCAAGACCACCTGGGCGGCCAGGCAGCT CCTTTGGTTCTAACAGTAGACCCCCAATGGCCATATTTGAGCTACTTGATTACATCGTCAATGAG CCTCCGCCCAAGCTGCCTGGGATATTTAGCACCGAATTCCAAGACTTTGTTAATAAATG CTTGATCAAAAACCCAGCAGAGAGGGCAGATTTGAAGCAGCTGATG gtccatccttttatcaaaaattCAGAGGCTGAGGAGGTGGACTTTGCAGGCTGGCTGTGCAGCACCATTGGACTCAGCCAACCAGCAACACCTACCCACGGAACCACAATGTGA